From a region of the Mobula birostris isolate sMobBir1 chromosome 28, sMobBir1.hap1, whole genome shotgun sequence genome:
- the LOC140188824 gene encoding histone H2B-like: MPDPAKPAPKKGAKKALSKPASKTGKKRKRSRKETYAIYIYKVMKQVHPDTGISSKAMSIMNSFVNDIFERIAGEASRLAHYNKRSTISSREIQTAVRLLLPGELAKHAVSEGTKAVTKYTSSK, translated from the coding sequence ATGCCGGATCCAGCGAAACCCGCTCCCAAGAAGGGCGCCAAGAAAGCTTTGTCCAAGCCAGCGAGCAAGACTGGCAAGAAGCGCAAGAGGTCGAGGAAGGAGACTTACGCCATCTACATCTACAAAGTGATGAAGCAGGTTCACCCCGACACCGGCATCTCCTCCAAGGCCATGAGCATCATGAATTCATTCGTCAACGATATTTTCGAGCGCATCGCGGGCGAGGCTTCCCGCCTGGCCCATTACAACAAGCGGTCCACCATCAGCTCCCGGGAGATCCAGACCGCCGTGCGCCTGCTGCTGCCCGGGGAGCTGGCCAAGCACGCCGTGTCCGAAGGGACAAAGGCGGTGACCAAGTACACCAGCTCCAAGTGA
- the LOC140189099 gene encoding histone H4, giving the protein MSGRGKGGKGLGKGGAKRHRKVLRDNIQGITKPAIRRLARRGGVKRISGLIYEETRGVLKVFLENVIRDAVTYTEHAKRKTVTAMDVVYALKRQGRTLYGFGG; this is encoded by the coding sequence atgtctggcagagggaaaggaggcaaAGGACTGGGCAAAGGCGGAGCCAAGCGGCACCGTAAAGTGCTCCGTGATAACATCCAGGGCATCACCAAACCGGCCATCCGCCGTCTGGCTCGCCGTGGTGGTGTAAAGCGGATCTCGGGTCTGATCTACGAGGAGACCCGCGGGGTGCTGAAGGTTTTCCTGGAGAATGTGATCCGGGATGCGGTCACCTACACCGAACACGCCAAGCGCAAGACGGTCACTGCCATGGATGTGGTGTACGCTCTGAAACGCCAGGGCCGCACTCTCTATGGCTTCGGCGGCTGA